One Phyllopteryx taeniolatus isolate TA_2022b chromosome 12, UOR_Ptae_1.2, whole genome shotgun sequence genomic window, CCCTAACGTATATTCTACGTGGATACCGCGCGTCTTGTTTGCCCCGCGGTGTAGTTATATGAGTGAAAAGTGGTAGTCTGTTCCTTTCGTTTGCGCCATTGTGGCTTTCTGCGCCAGTTCCAACACGGGCTAGCTCGACGTGCTAACCAGGCCagctaggggaaaaaaaaaaaaaaaaaaaagactcatagACTCTCCATTCCCTCGCTATATCTTGGTTTCTAGCGTTACCACACTGTTGTAATTGaccacttttgttttgtgtgtgtgtgtgtgttcaggaaGGCGTGAAGACTGAGAACGACCACATTAACCTGAAAGTGGCCGGTCAAGATGGCTCGGTGGTACAGTTCAAAATCAAGAGGCACACTGCTCTCAACAAGCTCATGAAGGCGTACTGTGAACGACAGGTACGTGTAAAGCATGGCGCTGTAGTcttgtattttttccaaattgtaTTGTGTTCTtatccaaaatatatatatttgtctgttCCCAGGGACTGTCGATTCGTCAAATAAGGTTTAGGTTTGATGGGCAGCCGATAAATGAGATGGACACACCTTCACAGGTTGGTTGCACATATCACCACCTCTTATTAGAAATGACAATATGGCAgagtatataaatataaatttttcATGGGGTTTACATTCCCAAAACTGCGGTGAAAAGTATAATCCAACAAACACTGAACACCACccctaaaaatgcattttcctaTAACTTAAGACAATAACTGCGCctctgattacaaaaaaaaagagagagaagaaaaagtgATGCACTCCACAGTAgggtgaacccccgtttataaCAGGGAAGACATTCCAGACTTATTTGTGATAGAGAGACCATCCACCCAGCCATTTCCCATACTGCTCATCCTCATAACAGTCACGGTGAGCTGGAGGTGATCCcacctgactctgggcaagaggtggagtataccatggactggttgccagccaattgcagggcaccttgacaaccattcacacttggacagtttagtcttcaataaacttaacatgtttttttgtatgtgggaGGATGCCAGAGTATGACTAGAACATATAAACTCCACATGAGGAGCCAAAGTTTGAACATCcaacctcagagctgtgaggcagatatgctaagtAATCGCCCACTGTCCCTGCAGAGAAActataaaatatccatccattttcttaaccgcttagcctcactagggtcacaggtgtccTGGCACCTACCTCATCTGACTTTGGGacagaggcagggtacaccctgaaccgatcaccagtcaatcaaagggcacatagacaaacaacgattcgcactcacattcacgcctatagacaatttagtcttcaatcaacttaccatgtatgttttttgtttttgttgctacaACCCCACCCTCATGCTTTAGACATACTTTAACCCATTGAAACACACTTGAACTTATCTAAacacttaccgtattttcacgaccataaggcacaccatattaaaaggtgcagtctcagttacggggtctatttctgtatttaacacgcacataaggcgcactgtattattgggcgcagccatggtaaaacatacgcaagcttaaaacatacggtagcatacatgcacgctaaaacaatgttttcaaaaaggCAGTGgtagcaaaactgagttcggttgtactttattgaagtatttaatgtactcgtgttatttttttatcaatcctcatccacaaatccatcaaagtcctcatcttctgtatccgaaatgaacagctgggcaagttctccatcaaacatgtcaggttccctctcgtcattgagTCGGTcttgttgccgtgcggctcctcagaaatgatgccggcttttacgaacgCTCGAACattgcaagcagacacgttaacccaaacatccacaatccattcacaaattgtggcgtaactcccCCGGCGCTGcttcctagtcttagtaaagctgtgttcgccatctgtcatccatcgctgctcacaacttcactttgaacgccctgtttacaccgatgtccagcggttggagttccttcatcaagcctcctggaatgatggcaagctcaaagttattgcactcagtcgaatggtgactgtagagacggctgttctttgctcattaatccattgctcgagttggtcttccaacttgggccacctcgccttgtttctgcggaaactcagctttgtattcttgacttggcgaagctcgttttcctgcttcctccacttgcgaaccatggattcgttgatcttgaattctctcacggctgctcgattcccatgttcctccgtgtaactgatagcttgcagcttaaactgtgctttgtaagcgtgtctcttcataggtgccatttttgggggtccttagccaaaccgatgttgatTTGCAccatgcacataccggcgctatctACCTAGTGGGggtgtgcctttagcgtcctctgtcacgcacacccttccccctttaacggctgcatgctgtcctcagccacctccgcctttcctctatataagcggcgtgtcagcaggaaatgctcccagtcagtcaagcggctcgctcatcacacacaaacatttatagattttggaactcagtgcactcatagggcgcgccgcattataaggcgccccgtccattttggagaaaatctaagacatttaagtgcgccttatggtcatgaaaatacggaaGTGTTCTTTAGTGCCTGTTCTTACTCGTGCTCACAAAGTTCTCCATGTAAGAGGCAAAGCGTGgtcgcttcaagctgtttgtcacttctgtttgaagtttgctgtaaaactgacactttTTCGAGCAGAGCTGCCAAACATTAcggaacgtccgtattttgttacggaaatcactaaacgttgactcgttacggcTGTAATACTGATTGTTCTGGATCttggaaagaaaaataatccaGCGTCCACACTGAATAGCGGCTTGGTGCAGGCAATTTTATTAACCCCCCCTCCCCAGCTGCCAGGGCACAAGGCGAAAGTGGtctttgcgtccggtgtcaacgTATTGTAAGTCACAGATCATCGCCTTCATGGTAGCTGatagcgaataagctacacttcttaccatgctttTTACAAGCGTCacgaagggaggacgaggagagGGTAGGCAAAGATGACGTAAAAGCcttgctaattgctaagctatcacTATGCAGtcacaaaacattaaaataagtgatttggtcaTACagcacacttgtcacataggtctggctacAACTGCGTTTTTGCGgtgagtaaccaactttgaaaaacaaaataggcTGTTTAATGTGTTTAGGACTATAAATATACAATAGTCCACGTCCACACAGGACGCACTGTCTAAACCGGAAATTACTAATTCACTGCACGTCACTTCAGAACGTGGGCAGGTTAAGTATATTattcataaatatttgtaatgtaagaTCTTTATTAGtaccacaatggggaaattggCATTGTTTCAGCTGCATTTGTGGACATAGAAGATATAAATGTAATATAAGTAGCATGCAAAAGAAGACAAGACACACAAACAGCGTATACAACAATGCTCAAGGGCATATTCTCTTACCTGTTGGAATTTAGTTGgggaatttatttttacttctcttcctccatccattttctgtaccgcttatcctcactagggtcgcgggcattctggagcctatcccagctatcttcgggcgagaggtggggtacaccctgaactggtcgccagccaatgccagggcacatataaacaatcattcgcactcacattcatacctacaagcaatttagtcttcaatcaccctaccatgcatgtttttgggatgtgggaggaaaccggagtacccggagaaaacccacgcaggcacggggagaacatgcaaactccacacaggcggtgctgtgctaaccagtcgtacaccgtgctgcctacttctctgcctcttgcttgtaattacactgcatctcttccagtagacttCAGTGCTGCAGCACTACATGCTACAGTGCTGAAGGTGTGCAAATCAAAATTCAGATTTGCctgtgtattgttttaaaataaaaaaaataaatacaaacttttaaaaccaaaaattatgtaaaaatctGCGCTATACTGCGGGTGTGAACGATTGTCGATGAAACCGGGAaatgcaatgatttgaaaatcttaAGTATCCGTTTTGAGGGCATTTCTGTTTCaagcaaatgagccactgctcacacTGACTCTCCTCAAATGCGGCGCAACAGAGACTACGGctttgaatgaatgaagaccAAAATAAGCACTTTAAAAGTGCTGTGTTCAAGTAGTCTAACATGGCAATGACAACAACTAGCTAGGAATTGCACTTCTCTCACGAATTATGTTTAAGTGCTGAGAGTTGTTCAAGGTGGAAGTCCAAAGAATATTACATGCCCTACAAGGGTTGGGTAAAAATATTGATTCATCAATGCGTTGCAGTATTCCCCTCCCCATTTCAATATCGAATCAACAAATCCTTTGAATCCGTTCAACTCCTGGTCACATCATATGGACTGAAGCCGCAttgaccaaacaacaacaaaatggcaacAAAGGCAAGCAAGCGGCAGTGTAAAGCCAGTTCCTTCTACTTTTAAATCTGGTGTTTGGTGTCATTTTGGATTGTCCTGTAATTCCGGGACACGGGACAGACAAAAGCTACCCCGAAGCCGTACATGGAGTTGAGACGACAGTCTTGGAATTGTTAGTCAGCAGAGTGTATTTCCAGAGCGACTAACCTCTACGTAGCTAGCTCTTATTTAATTTCCAACGAGTGGGAAATGTCGAAGCACTACTTTACTGTTTGACAGGTATGTCTGTggcctgtcaaaaaaaaaaaaaaaaaagcttgtccTCTTACTTCAATttagttccttggcactaagATTCCaaaagatggtgccaaagcactgcTTTTCTATTAGACATGACTGGACTCGGGCCTGTCTAAATAAATCTCCTCTCCTCACTTTAACGTAGTTCTTTGGTACCAACATGATGCCAAAGCACTGCTTTTATATTAGAAAGGCTGTAgcctgtctaaatgaagctcctctctCAGTTTAGGGATGTCCAaactggcccggaggacatttTTGGCCCACCAcccctttttttgtctttgcggCATGTGCTGAAAATACTGGCAGtgctttttcattgtttttagagGTGGGGCCAGTGTGAAAAGTATGGttgtgaaaaaaattgttggGAGGGGGTGTTGCAACACTCATCCTCCATGGGTGTGATGTGCCTGAGCTAAGGGTGTTGTTTTTATAGACCTTTACTAGATATGCAAAGAAACTATTAACTAAAATGGTGGCAAAATTACTTTTCATACCCCTAAAGATAATTCACCTTTAGaagcaaaaatggtttgctctGTTTGGTACGTTTCAAGGGCATATTTGTAAGCATATATTAGTGGTCCTCCAGTAAACATTACTTTAGAAATTGTCAGTTTCCTACGGATTGCTCTAGTTTTGGTTCTCAATTTGAAGAGCTTCTCAGCCCTATGCAGCCCTCGGAGGAAAACGTTTTGACACTCCTGCCTCAACATAATTCCTTGACAcaaagatgccaccaaagcatTATTCCATTAGGAAGGGCCGAGTTCTGTCAAAATGAAGGATCTTCGGagcacttcaacatagttccttggcaccaaaatgcctcAAGATGCCACTGAGGTAATgctttttatattagacagtgGTTTGGCCTGAGTGTAAAAATGGTGACTTGGTAACTTTTGCTAAATAATGGATAAGCCCCCCACCCTGACACACcaacgcgcgcgcgcacacacacaaattgcaaACACCGAACCTCACATGTAGGGCTCCATTGTTGATTTTACTTtatgtattttgaaatttaGCACTATTGTGACAGTATTTCCGTTAAGACGAGGCTGTGTAGTTACTATGCTGCAATAGGCTGTAACATTTCTAACTTAAAATTTCCTCATAGAAATCTGTTGCTGTCAAACTGTTGCCACCATATAATGTTTaacagactgtttttttttaactcaatttcatttatagagcacttaaaaaaacacagctgaagcggctataaaaaaaagtttacattaAACAATGACAAGTTGTCCTTCCTGTTGTGACATTatgagaaaacacaaaaaaagtacaacactTCTGGAGTTAATGCTGGGTGACTGACATGTCTCATTTGTGTTGTACAGTTGGAAATGGAGGACGAAGACACTATCGACGTTTTCCAGCAACAGACAGGAGGAGACTATTCTTAAGTGGAGGGCCTCCTCTTTGGGGATTGCATCCACACTGTtgttttcatgttgtcattgtttattattgtttcctTTTTGGTTTTATTAACCCCACCCCCTTACATTTTGCTGCCAGGTTTTTCACCACAAGTGGTTTTTACCTTTCTTTAAATTGGGATAAGTAGTTTATTTCACATAAAGGAGAAAGGCCATTTGTGTCCAATGGTAGGGACGCTTACAAAAATTCACTAGAACTTCATGCCAAAATTATTTTCTAATTATATTGTCAGGTTGAATTCAGGATATTCCCAACGAAGTATTTTGGTAGGCTCtggagcaaaaacaaattgcGTAATTTCATCgcacacttatttttttttcttgtttttttggtagCTATATTCCCAGTGACTTGTATTCACGTTTGCAGAGAAAGATGTGTACTGTATGATTGATATAGCTCTGTATGTGAATGTCTTGCTTGGAGAAGATTGAGCTGAATGCTAAATCTAAAGTCAGTCACGTCATGTTACTGgaccaaaaaaagtaaaaccacAATCTctaaataaagtgtttttttttttttttttaaataaagggtctCGTTTTGTGTCAAATGCAAGCTGTACTGTGTCTTTTACTCTTAGAAGACAGCCTTTCTAATAATACCATttggttgggtttttttctttttttttttttaaacaaacttttGTGATCATTTATTGAAACGTTAACAATGTTCGATAACTTCAGCAGTTGTCTTTCAAAACTTCTTGATTGGCTGAAAGCTTGCCTGCGATACCATTAAGATGTATCAGCTTAATGAAGTCAAAATTCATCCAGGTTTTCGTCTCCTAAGGTTGAGGCCGGTGTAATATGTTTTACATACACTAGAGGACGCTGTGGCTCCTGATAACAGGATGTATTGACTGTACAGTAGACTTGgtctaatagcataattgcctgcCATTAACTGTCACAGTGTCAGTAAATAGaaatgtggtttaaaaaaaaaaaaaatgtcatcgaGATCAAAAGGTGTttcgttttattttgtttgcacGCATGATCTATTTGAATAAGTGTTTTAAGTTTGTCCGAAGACGCCAGCCATGAAAAAACTTTTAGAAGTTCGTCTTCAATCACTTAATCAATCGTAGTTATGATCGTGAGCAAAGCCTACACACCAAGTCCGCCGGTGTGTTCCGCGTTGctcacgtgacgttccgcatatagcggattgTACTATTGGCTAACAATATGagtattgaatgttaaaaacaGGTGGCAGCAGTTACCGTCATACTCTTTATTTGATTGTACCGTCATACTCTTCGTTTGATTGTCGTATTGTCTAATCTAAAGTAAGGGATATTTGccttttttattgaaattttaGGATGAGCTTAAAATGTGGTATAAGTTTTTacaacaattgatcaacagtacctcaGCATCAAAaaggaagtggccactgatcTTAGGGTCTCATAATGTGTCATCAGCAGTTTTGGGAGAGACGCAAGTTGTGAAAAAAGTCCTGAAACACTGAACTTTTGAACACGTGCATTCATCAGTTCAGACAAGGTCAAAGGTGATAGTGCATTTTTGGGTttgtcctgaaatttcacccaaaagcccaatatccctaactcTGTGACTGGAGTGTATTTATGGCCTTGAGACTCGTGGCACCCGTAACCCTTTAAATACGAGTGTGTCACATTTTGCCGTGATGACCATGTTATATCTTGAACAAAAAGACACTTGTGGCTGGTTTCACAGCTCATTCCCTGTACCTTATGGCATGTGACGCCATGCTGACAGCACACACTTTGTTCATTATGCAGTGTAACAGATGGCTTAT contains:
- the LOC133486616 gene encoding small ubiquitin-related modifier 3-like, which produces MSDEKPKEGVKTENDHINLKVAGQDGSVVQFKIKRHTALNKLMKAYCERQGLSIRQIRFRFDGQPINEMDTPSQLEMEDEDTIDVFQQQTGGDYS